ctaaccctctgatgccgaatcgttctagttttttgattaaaatattgtgattaattgtgtcaaatgctttggttagatccataaacactgctgccgcacattttttactatctattgcattggtaatttcctctgttatttcaattaaagccattgaagttgagacattagctctgtatccatactggttctcttcgagtattttatttttgtttgtgaaactctctaatctgttattgaacagtttttcaatgattttagaaaattgtggaagtaaagaaataggtctataatttgtaaattggtgtttgtctccagtcttatgaattggtgcaactttagctattttcattttgtttgaaaatgtacctgtttgaaatgataggttactaatatacattaatggtcctgagatctttttaataaccttttttatcgtttccatatcaattccgttacaatcagttgaagtcttagatttacattgtttcacaattataactatttcctcctgtgtcacattactgaggaacatggagttgggatttcgctctatggtatagttacagtcctcaattgaaactgggtctggaatcctttcttccaatttaggtcaaatatttacaaagtaattattaaagctttcaactacttcctttatgttgtcattatttttatttccgtctaaaaagtattgggggtaatctctcttagtgccatttttaataatgctattgaggatgccccatgttgctctcatattatttttgttcctgtccaataattcactgaaatattcttttctacatgatcgtagtatgtttgttaacttgtttttatacattttgtacttaatttctgcctctgtagttctttgtgctatacattttctatatagtgtattcttcttcttccaAGCAttgtttaatccttttgtcatccatggttgattattctttctctgatttctactgagttgtttccatggacaacgtttgtcataaagtattatgaacttgtttaagaaatgttcatatgcttcatcaacctctttttcattgtacacattgtcccaattttgcttttgtagctcaattttgaaagcagtcatcctcttctctgtgcacagtcttcgaaatgtccttttttcttccatgttcttcttgtagtttttccatcatatattgtaaaaactggcagatgatcactaacgtcggttataagtagaccacttgtagtgttattatcaaaatcattggtaaaaatattatcaataagcgtggcacagtgtcttGTAATTATGCtttgctttgtgattttaggatataaactgatgctgtacattgtatcaatgaagtcatcaatagacttttgcttgttagggttcaataagtcaatattaaagtcaccacataagaaaattattttttgaccattatccatgtaagttgccttgatccattcttcaaatgtttctgtgcttgacttaggtgatctatatatacaactaatgaatatgtttttacttttttcctgacatatttcaatggttgtacattctaagatattatctatagcaaatgacttgttttttaccactttgtagttcaggttcttcatcacgtacacagctactcctcctccatttttgttggttctgttgatgtagtttagttcatatccttccagatcaaaatctatttcttttttatcatcaaaccatgtttctgtgacagtgatcactttgaagggttcgttgatgtgttccaaaaagttcttaatgttgttgtagtttgcatacaagcttctgctattaaaatgaataattgaccatttgttatcacatttaatgttgctattatattgctcatctgtataataaaaacaattattactgatgtgggagaaaaaatgtatatctggatctatatcattttccaaatcctggtttttgtgatctttgttgcagaagttttttagttccatattttcttgttcaacaattttTGATGTTgcttcaataatctctataagtgtaggtggatgcaatcctgaatctaggtcttcTTGTTTAGTCGTCACTTGGAACATAGTAGTATTGGtgttgaatttaggtgcttgttttctgtcaaagTCCATTATCATCATTGTTGTggaagctgtgtaaactttaaaatttgtccaggtccttgatgtcatggacaacaagtactcttgcttctggacctccattcagcttgatgtagattttacaattggcgctccaagttccctggaatgttccctgctttctcaaatcgtgtgctttcttggcgattccagcattacgttttgtgagatgctcattcatgtacacatttgttcccttcagcaaTTTCCTTTGATTTCAGAAAGTTGactccatttcatctggttcaccttcattattcacagcttttgcataggatcttggtttaattcggtgccctgtcacgatgatatcattcattcgtttatcctgatccattccATCTATGATATTCCACAGCATGTAGTTGTCTTCTagaagggtcttcatttgttgGCGCATATCTTCTTGATGGGTCTTCATTTGTTGGCAAATATCCGCGGCTTCATTTTTTCTGGTGTTGTTCTGAGTTTGCAAACtttctatattttgctgcagacttttcacatcttgtttgtgttctgttgttgcttttctcagatcttttttcatttctttcatttcttctttcatttctttcatatctacTTTCCATCCACCCATCATTTCTTTCCATCCCCCCATTATTTCTTTccattcttctttcatttcttctttaaattcatggagtattttttgtagtaccccttcttgattcccatcacgTCCTGTGTCCAGTCTGAAATCTTGTTCCCTGTTGTGTCCTGTGTCAGCTGACACCGAACGTTtagggatttcaatctttcctttaacttttggcatcgcggcaggtcgatgacgtcagtgcctcttgcGTCTTAAACGGCAGTtgctttagcgacttgcggcacttttaacttgtttgtttcaacaatttcgtaccttgcgccattcagagatcaatttaaggtgtcagcctgtcaacttatatcactctgcgacgttagaagcactttaaaacagctgtaaactcgccgtagcttttggttgccaggcaaccgctttgaattgCGGTAAGGCGCCgatggcttgaggctaacggctcttccaacttgccttatttcagcgtatcagtgcctctcaactgaccaaaatcaggtcgaagatgccaggtgactctcctgtggctatgaccgcaaatcagtggtcaaaatcttcagacttaacaaaaactccggtagcagaagcgaagcctttttctttgcgtcctttctcatttaCAGGAAGTTATCACAcacaatccataaattagctgcaccattttaaaagccgcaggtttcaaagggtaaaaaaaaatagcagcttATATTCCGTACTTTAcagtactaacacagacactcgtaaacgtgttagcatattagctaacgacgctagcttgattactttacgatagcacgtacaaatatgcatgaaagcactcctacagacatcacacatgggacactttaaaaaataagaattgttttagttatattgtaaaacttacaaacattgctcggattgatgaatgaagaatccgtacgagtagaaacgtaATGGATGATTAGAAGATGAAACAGCAGGAATTCACATTCACTCAGCAGCAATTGTAGTGAGCGAACTCgtgcaaaagatggcgccacagcacaaaaaCTAACACACCATTTCATAGTCTTTGCATGTTTTTAATGGAACTATTTGCATAATGggcgtcagcgaagaaaaatacataaattagccgcatcgtTTGATAagcagcagggttcaaagcgtaggaaaaaagtagcagtttatagtcGGAAAGTTCAGGTAAATTCACTGTTTCATGCGTTGTGTACCTGGATAAAAAGAGTTTGAGGCCTCTGATGGAACTGTTTGTTTCCCTGCAGGCCTCAGCAACATCATCGGGATTATTGTTTACATTTCGGCCAACTCCGGTGACCCGGGCCAAAGCGACAGCAAGAAGTCCTACTCCTACGGCTGGTCCTTCTACTTTGGCGCCCTCTCCTTCATCATGGCGGAAATGGTGGGCGTGCTGGCGGTGCACATGTTCATCGAGAAGCACCGCAAGCAGCGGGCCAAGTCCCGCACCGAGCTCATCAAGAAGTCCGCCTTCAGCCGCATCCCCTCGTACCGTTACCGCTTCCGGCGCCGCTCCAGCGTGCGCTCCTCGGAGGTGCCCAGCCGCGACGCATCCCCGCTGGGCAAGGTGGGCTACACCGGGCCCGGCGCCTCCGAGATGCCCATGTACACGCTGAACCCCCGCGAGGCGGGCAACGCCGCCGCCAAGTCTGGCCTGGGCGGGCTGCTCAACTCCGAGAGGGAGTTTCTGCAGAGCAGCACGCTTACTAAAGACTACAGCAAGGACCCCAACCGCAGGACCACGCCCGTCTGAGAGGGGCCGCCTGCGGATTCCAGCTCATCGGTAGCAGAGAGGAGGGGACACAGGGTCAGGAGGGGTCATCCAAAATACCTTGACTGTGAACTTTGAGCCTTTTGAACTGTGAATCCTGAGCCCGCTGAGCATTTCCATGTGTAGCACCTTTGGTTGGAGACCTCCTTCTCATCTCCACCCACCTCTCATTCTTCCACTTCTCATCCTCACTTTGGCCTTTTTTTTACCCAAAGTGACATCTTGAAGGCGGTGCGATAACCTTTCTGACCGCGGTGCTTCTTGGCATCCGGGTTCTGACTCGGCTCACGGCGAGGACCAGCGTTCAGTTTCAGTTAAATTGGTGTGAAAGACCAGGATGCGTTTCGGCCATTGTTGGCAGCATTAACCTGTAAATATTAGGGTGTCCATCTTTGGGCACATGACCATTCCACCCCATCAGCATTCCTGGGATGACCATTCgggtcagaatcgattctcaattcaacacgattcttgattcaaaccgattctcgcgatATATTATTTGGTGCAACATTTATCATGAAACTTTTTCGAAATAGGTTGCAGGTCAGAAAAGCTTCTTCtgcttgcatggagatggccttaaaaaccttttttaaatttttttattgattcctataaaaaaaatttgttaatcgatttttgaaaattgggtgtatgtatgtgtgtgtgtgtatatatatatatatatatatatgtgtgtgtgtgtgtatatatatatatatatatatatatatatatatatatatatatatatatatatatatatatatatatatatatatatatgtgtgtgtatatatatatatatgtatatatatatatatatatatatgtgtgtgtgtgtgtgtgtgtatatatatatatatatatatatatatatatgtgtgtgtgtgtgtatatgtgtgtgtatatatatatatatatatatatatatatatatatatatatatatatgtgtgtgtgtgtgtatatatatatatatatatatatatatatatatatatatatatatatatgtgtgtatatatacatatatatgtactgtatatatgcatatatacatgtgtgtgtgtatatatatgtatatgtatgtatatatatatatatgtatatatatatatatatatatgtaaatatacatatatatatatgtgtgtgtgtatatatacatatattcatgtatatatgcatatatacatttgtgtgtgtgtatatatatgtatatgtatgtatatatatatatatatatatatatatatatatatatatatatatatatatatatatatatatatatatatatatatatatacataatatatatttgtgtgtgtgtgtgtgtatatatttgtatatatatatgtatatgtaaatacagtacaggccaaaagtttggacacaccttctcattcaatgtgttttctttattttcatgactatttacattgtagattgtcactgaaggcatcaaaactatgaatcaacacatgtggagttatgtacttaacaaaaaaggtgaaataactgaaaacatcttttatattctagtttcttcaaaatagccactctttgcgctgattactgtttcgcacactcttggcattctctctatgagcttcaagaggcgtcatagttttgatgccttcagtgacaatctacaatgaaaatagtcatgaaaataaagaaaactcattgaaatgagaaggtttgtccaaacttttggcctatactgtatatatatatatatatatatatacatttgtatatacaattcttaagaaaaaaatgtttcaatttgATTCTTTCGATTTAGAATAAGGATAAATAGGAAtcatgtgaatcgattttttccgtgcacacttattaaatattattagaaAATAATACAAGAatctttttataaaataaaaaaaagtttaattgatttgatataaaaaaaattaagaactttttttttttcaatagagctttgaaaattatgaatacatttagaATCGgaagaataagaatcgcgattgaaatgtgaatcgattttttcgtgCACCCCtcgtaaatataaaaaaaaaaaaagatttacatatatatgtgtatacatctatatatatatagatatatatatatatgtatgtgtgtatatatatatatatatatatatgtatatatgaatgtgtgtgtgtgtatatatatatatatatatatatatatatatatatatatatatacatatatatatttatatatatatatatatatatactgtatgtatatatgaatgtgtgtgtatatatatatatacgtatatatatatttatatatatatgtatatatataaatatatatatatatacgtatatatatttatatatatacatttttatatatatatatacgtatatatatatatgtatatatatatatatatgtatatatttatatatatatgtatatgtatatatatatatatatatatatatatatatatatatatatatatatatatatatatatatatatatatatatatatatatatatatatatatatatatatacagtggggcaaaaaagtatttagtcagccacccattgattgtcaatgggtggctgactaaatacttttttgccccactgtatatatatatatatatatatatatatatgtgtatgtatgtatgtatgtgtgggaaaaaatcacaagactatttcatctctacaggcctgtttcatgagggtttcctcaatcatcaggagattttaatgattgaggaaaccctcatgaaacaggcctgtagagatgaaatagtcttgtgattttttcccacacatacatattacgctctaccacggtatcgagcactattttttttttttttttggataatctaattaagacacatatatatatatatatatatatatatatatatatatatatatatatatatatatatatatatatatatatatatatatatatatatatatatatatatatatatattttgtgcacccctagtaAACATGATTCATGGGTgtgggttagtttttgcctcatccctcacttcCAGTGTGAGTGAAGAATCCACTATCGACCTGATCAGACCTGATGAGTCccaaagagatgatacagtattatttgCTGACAGGTGCTACCTGGTTGTTGCAGCGAGTCCTgcgtagtcccactccttaatgcttcagtcacacgcagaaTTCTCACGGGGATGAGGCCAAAATAACACCCTTCCCCAACTGTACGCTTCTTTCGCATGACTTGAGACTGAACAGGAAGTGAGCTGGTGTCGGACCTCTTCTACGTCGGTGCTTCCTTACTTTTGCTCCGTTTGTTTCCTCCCCTACCTCACCTTTTCACCTCACTCCCGCCCCTCTGCACGCCGCGTCTTCCATTGTGTCGCTTGTGGACTCGCCGCGTCGTGTTCGAGGACCAGACCGCTTGTGTTCCGCACGGAGCCACTGCGGCGTACAAACCGGGACAAAAATGCCAGCCCACTACCTCCCGTGGAATCTGGTTGGGATGATGGTGGAATCGGTATGTGTCAGGCGATGTATTATTCACAGGCTCTGTGCTCCAGCTGTCACTCACCTCCTTTACCGCACACACATGGACTCTATCTGGGACCCCCTCACTCCCCACTtcacacacatgcatagaaagTCACGTCTCCATCAACATTCAAGCCTTTCCACTCATTGCCCAGCatgatttacaaaccctgtttccatatgagttgggaaattgtgttagatgaaaatataaacggaatacaatgatttgcaaatccttttcaacccatattcagttgaatatgctacaaagacaacatatttgatgttcaaactgataaaaaaaattgtttttgcaaataatcattaactttagaatttgatgccagcaacacgtgacaaagaagttgggaaaggtggcaataaatactgataaagttgaggaatgctcatcaaacacttatttggaacatcccactggtgaacaggcaaattgggaacaggtgggtgccatgattgggtataaaagtagattacattaaatgctcggtcattcacaaacaaggatggggcgagggtcaccactttgtcaacaaatgcgtgagcaaattgttgaacagtttaagaaaaacctttctcaaccagctattgcaaggaatttagggatttcaccatctacggtccgtaatatcatcaaagggttcagagaatctggagaaatcactgcacgtaagcagctaaccccgtgaccttcgatccctcaggctgtactgcatcaacaagcgatatcagtgtgtaaaggatatcaccacatggctcaggaacacttcagaaacccactgtcagtaactacagttggtcgctacatctgtaagtgcaagttaaaactctcctatgcaaggcgaaaaccgtttatcaacaacacccagaaacgttgtcggcttggctgggcctgagctcatttaagatggactgatgcaaagtggaaaagtgttctgtggtctgacgagtccacatttcaaattgtttttggaaactggacgtcgtgtcctccggaccaaagaggaaaagaaccatccggattgttataggcgcaaagttgaaaagccagcatctgcgatggtatgggggtgtattagtgcccaagacatggggaacttacacatctgggaaggcgccattaatgctgaaaggtacatacaggttttggagcaacatatgttgccatccaagcaacgttaccatggacgtccctgcttatatcagcaagacaatgccaagccacgtgttacatcaacgtggcttcgtagtaaaagagtgcgggtactagactggcctgcctgtagtccagacctgtttcccattgaaaatgtgtggcgcattatgaagcctaaaataccacaacggagaccccaaacaacttaagctgtacatcaagcaagaatgggaaagaattccacctgagaagcttaaaaaatgtgtctcctcagttcccaaacgtttactgagtgttgttaaaaggaaaggccatgtaacacagtggtgaacatgccctttcccaactactttggcacgtgttgcagccatgaaattctaagttaattattatttgcaaaaaaaaataaagtttatgagtttgaacatcaaatatcttgtctttgtagtgcattcaattgaatatgggttgaaagggatttgcaaatcattgtattccgtttatatttacatctaacacaatttcccaactcatatggaaacggggtttgtattatagaTCATGCTAGCACAGACCCTCTAGACCAAGGCGGCCCAAAGTCCGGCCATTTGTGGCCTGCAGCCCCAACCATAAACATGTCAGAAAAAAAGCGGACGTTTTGATACTAATAACTCGGGATAAACGGCGGAAAAACGTCCCGTGGTTAgtattacactgcaaaaaaaaaactaaataaaaagattttagtggaaaaaaaatactaaaactagTGAAATGATCAGTAATTTTACATCCTAAATTAGCATTTGTATATCTGGAAATAAGCAGGACTTTTAAGGTAGAaacaagtattttattctgaaaacaactcttaaagtagcagtagagtagaaaaagaagttgcctctatattgaagctgttatcatatatatctgatttatgacaccagaaGACTTACAAAGTAAATAGAtgattaaaataatataaatcacacggagattcccgagccattttgagggaTAATGAGGAAGCCGGTCACGAGTgatgtagaggaggaaccacagatcccttccccttctgctaatcaagcagactttgtgagagccaacaacgattacttcagGACGAATTATGATCCAAGGCCTTATATATTTGAGCCCAAACGCATTTTAATTTAGAACGATAATATTAACCGTTTGGAGTTTTTCCGCGGTTTTTCATTAACAGCGTTTATCGTAACATATTTACCAGAACAAACATACAGAACTCTTTTAACTAAGCTCTATTTTCAAAACGTTAATGTGTCCTGTGTTGGTGTTAGCATTTAAGCAAGCTAACGAGCCATTAGCACGCTAGCTTGCTTTGCCAGTAAATGAACAGTATCTctggtctgtgagtttatcaaagtgcgaccttatatttttgagcccgaacacaagaaGGATGACAATAAGTTTTAGAaagcaggttagaaaagctccttccagttgcatggagatggcctaaaaacatatgttttcaaattgaaaatgttatttatattctttttttttaatccattttgtgaaaattatgaatcaatttagaatcgggatgattaAGGATcaggatttggatgtgaatcaatttttttgtgcacccctatatTTTGACAGCGTACAAACATCTGACTTTTCCGAACACAAGAGAAAAATCAGGCCAAATCTACTTTTATGATAGATGAACTTGTACACATGTATGTAAGAATAATAGGCTTACAATCCAAAAGCTATGACAATGTCAGGTTGCAGGACTCAAATAACCAGACAGCACCTGAACGCATCATACAAGAGTTTCTATACATGAATGGGAActggaatttgttttattttcatttcattttgcaATATGAAAGAtatgtttgtaaaaaaacaaacaatgttcTTCTTTTCTAGTGTTTAAAAGCAATAACTagatgtaaaaaaaccaaactgaAGTTTTGTATCCTCTGTCAGAAAGATTAACATGTTTATATAAACACACCACTTTGGTTTTTGCTTACCAATGATTTTAACTCTTGttatataaattataaaatacaactttga
This genomic interval from Entelurus aequoreus isolate RoL-2023_Sb linkage group LG06, RoL_Eaeq_v1.1, whole genome shotgun sequence contains the following:
- the cacng3b gene encoding voltage-dependent calcium channel gamma-3 subunit, yielding MKMLMCDRGVQMLVTTVGAFAAFSLMTIAVGTDYWLYSRGVCRVKSNNDNDTSRKNEEVMTHSGLWRTCCLEGTFRGVCKKIDHFPEDADYEADAAEYLLRAVRASSIFPIMSVGLLFLGGLCVAASEFYRSRHNVILSAGIFFVSAGLSNIIGIIVYISANSGDPGQSDSKKSYSYGWSFYFGALSFIMAEMVGVLAVHMFIEKHRKQRAKSRTELIKKSAFSRIPSYRYRFRRRSSVRSSEVPSRDASPLGKVGYTGPGASEMPMYTLNPREAGNAAAKSGLGGLLNSEREFLQSSTLTKDYSKDPNRRTTPV